One genomic window of Parasteatoda tepidariorum isolate YZ-2023 chromosome 9, CAS_Ptep_4.0, whole genome shotgun sequence includes the following:
- the LOC107446772 gene encoding isatin hydrolase-like, which produces MDAPAHVVKGEITVDEIPARSFFGKAAVIDITRKASLSPDAVATVEDVMNWERTTQRSLNGTIVLLNSGWGHKWNDRDAFLGSTSDDTSTLHFPGFSPEACKWMTEYRSIKGVGSDTASIDPGTSTSSPCHGYVLRHRLFILENVANIGEIPISGATLYVFPMKIGKGSGAPTRIVASVRIKN; this is translated from the coding sequence ATGGATGCTCCGGCACATGTTGTCAAAGGAGAAATTACTGTTGATGAGATACCAGCCCGTTCCTTCTTCGGGAAAGCAGCAGTCATCGACATAACTAGAAAAGCATCACTTAGTCCTGACGCTGTAGCTACCGTTGAGGATGTCATGAACTGGGAACGCACTACACAGAGGAGTTTGAATGGGACAATAGTTTTATTGAACTCTGGTTGGGGCCACAAATGGAACGACCGTGATGCTTTTCTCGGATCCACAAGCGATGACACCTCAACATTGCATTTTCCAGGATTCTCACCAGAAGCTTGTAAGTGGATGACGGAGTATAGAAGTATCAAAGGAGTGGGCTCTGATACCGCGTCCATTGATCCAGGTACCAGCACCAGTTCACCCTGCCACGGTTATGTACTAAGGCATAGATTGTTTATATTAGAAAATGTAGCCAATATTGGTGAAATTCCAATTTCAGGTGCTACACTTTATGTATTTCCAATGAAAATTGGTAAAGGTAGTGGGGCACCAACTCGAATAGTTGCATCAGTGcgtattaaaaattga
- the LOC107449244 gene encoding isatin hydrolase-like isoform X1, which yields MKLFYVLLFTFLSLQFTNARRKRKTFIDMTYVYDKTTLRYPIFSKFKIEKLVKGPNKDLVTKWLQYEDFSTSTHTGTHMDAPAHFVKGEITVDEIPARSFFGKAAVIDITRKASLSPDAVATVEDVMNWERTTQRCLNGTIVLLNSGWGHKWNDRDAFLGSSSDDTSTLHFPGFSPEACKWMTECRSIKGVGVDTASIDPGTTKISPCHGYVLRHRLFALENVANIDKLPISGATLYVFPMKIGKGSGAPTRIVASVRMKN from the exons ATGAAGTTGTTTTACGTCttattattcacatttttaagtttacagTTTACTAATGCTAGGCGTAAACGTAAAACGTTTATTGATATGACTTATGTATATGATAAAACTACGCTACGTTATCCAATATtcagtaaattcaaaattgaaaaattagttaaaggCCCCAATAAAGATTTGGTAACAAAATG gctTCAATATGAGGATTTCTCAACTTCTACGCACACTGGTACGCACATGGATGCTCCGGCACATTTTGTCAAAGGAGAAATTACTGTTGATGAGATACCAGCCCGTTCCTTCTTCGGGAAAGCAGCTGTTATCGACATAACTAGAAAAGCATCACTTAGTCCTGATGCTGTAGCTACCGTTGAGGATGTCATGAACTGGGAACGCACAACACAGAGGTGTTTGAATGGGACTATAGTTTTATTGAACTCTGGTTGGGGCCACAAATGGAACGACCGTGATGCTTTTCTCGGCTCCTCAAGTGATGACACCTCAACATTGCATTTTCCAGGATTCTCACCAGAAGCTTGTAAGTGGATGACCGAGTGTAGAAGTATCAAAGGAGTAGGCGTTGATACCGCTTCCATTGATCCAGGTACAACCAAAATTTCACCTTGCCACGGTTATGTACTAAGGCATAGATTGTTTGCTTTAGAAAATGTAGCCAATATTGATAAACTTCCTATTTCAGGTGCTACACTTTATGTATTTCCAATGAAAATTGGTAAAGGTAGTGGGGCACCAACTCGAATAGTAGCATCAGTGCGTATGAAAAATTGA